The following is a genomic window from Takifugu rubripes chromosome 13, fTakRub1.2, whole genome shotgun sequence.
AATTTACAGTTTTTTCCATCTATTAAttcatgttcatttttattcatttagacATTCTCTCTCCATTATTTGGAACTCTAAAAGCATCTGTCCAGGTGAGTAGATATAAAAACTccgaaaaccttttttttaccaTGATGAATCAATCACTTAAAGTTAAATACTGGTAGCGTGTCATCACAAGTCTCAAATAAAACATTACTATTCAGCACAGTCTTCCTAGGATCACACAAGCTATTGCTAATATGGCTGTAGACACTTTACAACTTTCTGCTGGATCTGGAAGAATCAAagattgtttttctcctctagTTTAACTACTGCTTCGATATTGCCTGGATGGTTAAGCAGTATCCAGAAGAGTTCAGGTAGGTGATATGGTTTTGCAACCTTGTTTTGATTCTGATTTTACTTTGAGATTTTTAATTTTGGTgggttaaatgtattttttgctaCATTGTTTAAATGATATACCTACAAAATGGTAAATAGAAGCACACAGGAGGAAGGAAATGTTAATGTTATTAATAATTCAGTCCATATAAGGAGTACATTATTGTGTAGAGATCGACCGGTCCTGATTGTCCATGGGGATAAGAGGGAGGCGAAGGCCCGACTGGTGCAGCAGGCTCAGGGATTTCCACATATTCAGTTCTGCCAGGTAACAGCTCTTTACTACTGTTAAACTGTATTTTTTATTCAGAATCATTCACAATTTTATATACAATCAGATATATGTGGTGTTGTACCAGATAATGTTTGTTAATGAGAGTGGTGTTTTTCTAATGTTTGTCTAATGTGTGTGACCTTTCCTGACAGGCTAAGCTGGATATTGCTTTTGGAACACATCACACGTAagtgtttatttcctttttgtgGTCTTCATCAGTTATCATCATTTATTATCTCCAGCCATAATTTGAATCCAACCacttttatatttgtgtgtacAGGAAGATGATGCTGTTGTGGTATGAGGAGGGCTTCAGAGTCATTGTCCTGACCtccaacctcatcagagctgaCTGGTACCAGAAGACACAAGGGTGATTCTGACTCTCACACCTTCTGAAGATCAACGCTGTTGTTATGGAACTGTCTCTAAATTTGCTCCTCCTAAACAAGGATGTGGATGAGTCCTTTGTTTCCACGTTTACCAGAAGGCAGCAGTGCAAGTTCAGGTGAGTCTCCAACCTACTTTAAGAGGGACCTTCTGGAGTATCTGGCCTCGTACCGTGCGCCAGAACTTGAGGAGTGGATCCAGCGAATCAAAGAGCACGACCTGTCAGAGACCAGGTAAAGATGCGCTTTTACCAACAGCCTGTTAGGTATTTTGTCACACTGCACAGCCACAGATGAGTGATGGATTGATTCAGCTTTGTTGCAAATGCTTCAAAAATTTAATTTTGTGTAGCTGATTTTTATTTAAGGATTGTAATCTCTTCCAGTGTTTATTTGGTGGGCTCAACCCCAGGGAGGTATGTGGGTTCAGACATGGAGCGCTGGGGCCACCTGAGGCTCAGGAAGGTAAATACAACAACTAAATTCAGTCAAATGAGAAAAAGACACCTAAGTACCGGTAATTgaatttaatgtgttttcttcGTAATTTGACAGCTTTTGTCAGAACACACGGAGGCTTTTCCTGGTGAGGAAAGGTGGCCTGTGATTGGCCAGTTCTCCAGCATTGGCTCCATGGGTTTGGATAAAACCAAGTGGTTGGCAGGGGAATTTCAGCGCACCATGACCACCATGGGAAAATCCACTGTTCGTTCAGACCCCCCAATGCAGTTGGTATGTTCGTTCAGGTCCTGGCTGATACATCATTGAAGAACAATAATACAAAGAAGTACAGATgagtttttcctcctctgcttctgccTTTATTTTTTCAAAGAGTTTATTGGTGAACATTAGGAGACTTTATTGAAGTTCAGGCTTCCAAAGTAGAAAATCGTGCTGTATATTTTTGATTTATTGCTTTATTGCTGTGAccatgttttcattcattatGACCTTcagtctctcttttttctcttggTTTGGTTTGTTGCAGTTATATCCATCAATTGAAGATGTGAGGACTAGTTTAGAGGGTTATCCAGGTTCGTCATTGTCCGCCATAAATATTCATCTGTGATTGATCATATATTTTATCTCGGGGTAAAATTTTGACTACACACGTTTACCAGTATATTTTTGTTTGCCTTTAGCGGGAGGCTCTCTTCCCTACAGCATCCAGACAGCTCAGAAACAACTATGGCTCCACTCTTTCTTCCAGTAAGTTCACCAGTTCACTCTTCTTATCTTGGTTTGTCTGCAGCGTATCATCGCTGTAGTGCTGGTGAGCTCATAAGATCTCTCTTTCCACAATGATTCTATTTACACTTGAAAGGCTCTCCAGCTGAAACATTCTTCGCATTTTAAATGTGGTGGACCTacttatgtgtgtgtttagtcgGTGGAAGGCAGATTCAACAGGAAGAAGTCACGCCATGCCGCACATCAAGACTTACATGAGGGTGTCGCCAAATTTCACCGAGCTGGCCTGGTTCTTTATGACAAGGTAGATGTAGAGTACATTTAACATCTCACCTTAGTGAATATTGTAACGCTAAGTTTccatatgtttctgtgtgtgtttgtatgcacTCCAGTGCAAACCTGTCCAAAGCTGCATGGGGTGcgctggagaaaaacaacactCAGATGATGATTCGCTCGTATGAGCTGGGAGTCCTGTTCGTTCCGTCTGCCTTTGTAAGaacaacacaaatgaaaacatcAGTTCTTCACTGTGATTTGAATCATTTCAGTGGCTTCAACACGATGCATTCAATACGCCTCTCTAAATGTTTCCACCATTAAAGACacaaataaatgtgtaatatgTATGTTTTATATCCATTTAGAAGATGAAGACTTTTCCTGTAAACAAAAGTCCATTCCtggtctcctcttcatcattctcTGGGTTCCCAGTGCCCTTTGATCTCCCTCCCACAGCTTATTCTCCTAAAGGTCTGTGCATTAAAGCCTTGATATATCGCTGATGATCTTTTACTCCACATTTCACTCGTTTTAATGTGTAAgatgtctttaaaaaaataatatatatatatatttccaatATTCAGACCTGATAATATGATCATTTTTGTGATTTCTATCATGTGCTATGTTTCTGAGGTCAGTCATTTTTTTTGTAGTTCAGTAAAGTTTTCATTGAGGGTTAACTGATGTTCTTCAAATTAGATGGCAAATTTTTGAAATTCTCTgtccttttgttttatgttttgttttcagatcaGCCTTGGATCTGGAACATACCATACAGCCAAGCCCCTGACACACACGGCAACATCTGGGTTCCCTCCTAACACACACGAACAATCTTTAAAGCTTTTTGTAACCATTAAGCACTTAAGTGTCagtagcatttttttttatattttattaaaaaaatactcTCACTGTGGTTTCTTATgtttttaacaataaataaaccGTTGGTGTGCCATCTGcctgtatttttttcttcttctcattttAATTTGAGTTTCTAATAATACTTGATTAGGGTTTTGTGTTATGCATGTGACTGAGACTGATCTGTTGGCATATAGTTTAAATTGTGGCTGTTCTAAGTCAGCTAGGTAAGGCTATGCTGGCATGGTTTCCTCAGTGTTACCTCGaacaattaaaaaacaattaGATTACACAGAAAATGATAGGAAAAAGATAAGGCAAATCAATGAAAGGGTCTTGTGTTTAGATTCCATCTTAGTAAATATGTTCACAGAAGTACTCTTAGATAGTCTTTCTGGACCAGAACTACAGTATATTTGCTGCACGTTTCTGAATATGTTAGTTCCTAAATGACAGCATTCTGTTTTAGTTTTAAACATATTTGAAGTTTGTCCTTCAGTGGACAAGCCAGGTGATTATCACGGACCGTTACCGAGTCGTAGGTGGAGTTCGACCTACTGTAAACGTTGACATGCCTGTTTGTGATGACAGTAAAAACTACGTCTCCCACCCTGCTTTGCGTCACTGTGTCAACATGGCGCCTGTCTGCCGGACAAAAGGCAAATCTGTCTGACGGTGGGCTGAAACCCAATTAGAAACGGAGAAGACATTTTGGGAAAACTGTCAGTGCCTGCGTGTTTTGACGGCCTTACAGAACAGATATATGGTAAAACAAACATCCACGGAGGCTCTTTGGTTGGAATATTAAGGTAAGTTCAGTCCCGCATCTACAATTCCCGCTGCTAACCCCGTACGTCTTACGAGTTGATATCCGAAACCTGAACATTTCAGCTGTGCTGCGGTGGTTTTCTTCCAAAGTTCAGGTCCTGTAATTTGACTAAAACGCTCATGCTTGAATTTCAAAGAGTATGTCTGTGATTCGACACGGAGACGCGAAGTTGCAAGTGGCGTCAACTTTTGATCCGAGCTTGCAGCGCTCTCGTCCGCGGTGAACGGAGGGAAATTCGGCTGAAAAAGTCAAACCCGCAGAAATATGCGTTATAACAACTTTGGTAGATGTCTGCTGAGTCGAAGGTTTTCATGATCATCCGAACGCCAGAGGCCACCGCAAATGCCAAGATGGAATTTCTTCTTGCAGCAAGAGGAAAGAAAATCCTCTATTCCTTCCTAAACGTCTTCTGGGACCATTTTAACACACCTCTGCACTGACATTTGCAAATACCTTAcccctgtaaacacacaaacacacacacacacgcacacagagttTCTCCTCTAGTGTTCCCACTGGGCCATCCTGGTTTCATCTATTAATGTGACATTATTTCCCACAGAGatcttttaaaagtgaaagtgggCATCTGTAGGGTTTGagcagtttctgtgagtttgtTGATGTGTGTTGTGACCGTTGTGGTTTGTTGTTTGGCTACATTGtagacagaggtcaaaggtcagagagtTCAGAGTCCAGGTCAAGTGTAACAACAGAACTGAGCTCCTAGATGGTCCCAGTCTAGGAGAGACATTCACAGGCGTCTGttccctcctgctggtggcacCGAAGGAGTCGCCCTGTTCTATCAGGGTGTACGAGTTGACCGGATGTTTACATTTTGCCATTATTTTAGTAAATTCAATATTTATGTAAATCA
Proteins encoded in this region:
- the tdp1 gene encoding tyrosyl-DNA phosphodiesterase 1 isoform X2, whose protein sequence is MTKDSHHGKWTISSSDDDDDNERLPLSGTTTLKHHQLATSANSSPQPSPSPKLEVKAEPANPYAVGSEARQTATLNQSNPGKYEKNSPLSGKRKKEAGDGSGWALSDSDDEDNVAEKQKRLSNVPKKEPPSSKAKKIKVESERPPSPHGRVYYIDEPEDFFESSVPCLNDMYRFYLNKVTGLDRKYNTGALHIRDILSPLFGTLKASVQFNYCFDIAWMVKQYPEEFRDRPVLIVHGDKREAKARLVQQAQGFPHIQFCQAKLDIAFGTHHTKMMLLWYEEGFRVIVLTSNLIRADWYQKTQGMWMSPLFPRLPEGSSASSGESPTYFKRDLLEYLASYRAPELEEWIQRIKEHDLSETSVYLVGSTPGRYVGSDMERWGHLRLRKLLSEHTEAFPGEERWPVIGQFSSIGSMGLDKTKWLAGEFQRTMTTMGKSTVRSDPPMQLLYPSIEDVRTSLEGYPAGGSLPYSIQTAQKQLWLHSFFHRWKADSTGRSHAMPHIKTYMRVSPNFTELAWFFMTSANLSKAAWGALEKNNTQMMIRSYELGVLFVPSAFKMKTFPVNKSPFLVSSSSFSGFPVPFDLPPTAYSPKDQPWIWNIPYSQAPDTHGNIWVPS
- the tdp1 gene encoding tyrosyl-DNA phosphodiesterase 1 isoform X1, encoding MIKTCIKGHICIRPVQPSLGSTMTKDSHHGKWTISSSDDDDDNERLPLSGTTTLKHHQLATSANSSPQPSPSPKLEVKAEPANPYAVGSEARQTATLNQSNPGKYEKNSPLSGKRKKEAGDGSGWALSDSDDEDNVAEKQKRLSNVPKKEPPSSKAKKIKVESERPPSPHGRVYYIDEPEDFFESSVPCLNDMYRFYLNKVTGLDRKYNTGALHIRDILSPLFGTLKASVQFNYCFDIAWMVKQYPEEFRDRPVLIVHGDKREAKARLVQQAQGFPHIQFCQAKLDIAFGTHHTKMMLLWYEEGFRVIVLTSNLIRADWYQKTQGMWMSPLFPRLPEGSSASSGESPTYFKRDLLEYLASYRAPELEEWIQRIKEHDLSETSVYLVGSTPGRYVGSDMERWGHLRLRKLLSEHTEAFPGEERWPVIGQFSSIGSMGLDKTKWLAGEFQRTMTTMGKSTVRSDPPMQLLYPSIEDVRTSLEGYPAGGSLPYSIQTAQKQLWLHSFFHRWKADSTGRSHAMPHIKTYMRVSPNFTELAWFFMTSANLSKAAWGALEKNNTQMMIRSYELGVLFVPSAFKMKTFPVNKSPFLVSSSSFSGFPVPFDLPPTAYSPKDQPWIWNIPYSQAPDTHGNIWVPS